In Thermosipho affectus, a genomic segment contains:
- a CDS encoding CehA/McbA family metallohydrolase has translation MKKIVVLFLVLATFFSFANIYYGNLHAHTSYSDGKLLPEDAYNYAKSYVDVQAVTDHAYYFTQLIDGKTKPFLTKKAAENATIEGKFIALQGFEWTSGIGHINVYESLEWVDRNNVPSAEDFYKWIIKHKKLGQFNHPIKIFGNFNDFEYYPEADKYMNLIEVGNGNWKQGDVISNEMLKNYNLALNKGWHLGATVGQDNHKANWGSANEGRTGIISNTLTYEDVMGALWSRHTFGTEDKNVKVSFSYKNYIMGDIVESPDEAILHFKYKDDDILTYFAIVSQSGTIVSAFPNLNDYATDVKIKIPDGYEWYYVYVKQSDGDEIVTAPIFFQKSSDVYVNNCNYFNGKLSFDIYNIIPKEKDVHLGIKVNNKLLYSEDVLLNAYENRHKILDLELSSGSNKVEFYVDGIFVQSLKVFIKSYKKTVVIDTLHENDHLDYLKKFAEILRRNGYKVLYPKRFLNNLENVDILIISTPKIDGFDFSKDLLSPELKALKEFKGKIILIKGSDENYFEIYRKLLNATVMNLEDLDKYFGVFSNVSKRVLIDIGHGNDYGKEKLTKFESFLKEKGFEVEYIQKINKSGDILIIQNGKSYTQDEIYNIKIFIQNGGKVIITSKSDFRNGGNTGTLNEILEYLGSSIRFNDDQVLDDVNNYGAKYKILVNGVRFYSPCSLIVGYNAIVLISSDTAYNEDSDGNGDAKVVKKIVLAAKEVIGNGEVIVLGKSIFSDYDFEYDKVFIENILSN, from the coding sequence ATGAAAAAAATAGTAGTATTGTTTTTGGTTTTAGCTACGTTTTTTTCATTTGCAAATATATATTACGGTAATTTACATGCACATACTTCTTATTCAGATGGAAAGTTATTGCCTGAAGATGCGTATAATTATGCGAAAAGTTATGTTGATGTTCAGGCTGTAACTGATCATGCGTATTATTTTACTCAGTTAATAGATGGGAAGACTAAACCTTTTTTGACTAAAAAAGCGGCTGAAAATGCAACAATAGAAGGAAAGTTTATTGCACTACAAGGTTTTGAATGGACTTCTGGAATAGGCCATATTAATGTTTATGAATCTTTAGAATGGGTTGACAGAAATAATGTGCCTTCTGCAGAAGATTTTTACAAGTGGATAATCAAGCACAAGAAGTTGGGGCAGTTTAACCATCCTATCAAGATTTTCGGGAACTTTAATGATTTTGAATATTATCCAGAAGCGGATAAATATATGAATTTAATTGAAGTGGGAAATGGAAATTGGAAACAAGGAGATGTTATTAGTAATGAAATGTTAAAAAATTATAATTTGGCGTTAAATAAGGGATGGCATTTAGGTGCAACTGTTGGTCAAGATAATCACAAGGCAAATTGGGGAAGTGCAAATGAAGGAAGAACAGGTATTATTTCGAATACTTTGACATATGAAGATGTAATGGGAGCACTTTGGAGTAGACACACATTTGGTACTGAGGATAAAAACGTGAAGGTTTCATTTAGTTATAAAAATTATATTATGGGAGATATTGTAGAAAGCCCAGATGAAGCGATTTTACATTTCAAGTATAAAGATGATGATATATTAACTTATTTTGCGATTGTATCACAAAGTGGCACAATCGTTAGTGCATTTCCAAATTTAAATGATTATGCAACGGATGTTAAAATTAAGATACCAGATGGTTATGAATGGTATTATGTTTATGTAAAACAGTCTGATGGTGATGAAATTGTAACTGCACCAATATTTTTTCAAAAGAGTAGCGATGTCTACGTAAACAATTGTAATTATTTTAATGGAAAATTATCTTTTGATATTTACAATATAATTCCTAAAGAAAAGGATGTACATTTGGGAATCAAGGTGAATAATAAATTATTGTATTCTGAAGATGTTTTACTAAATGCTTATGAGAATAGACATAAAATTTTAGATTTAGAATTATCATCTGGAAGCAATAAAGTAGAGTTTTACGTGGATGGGATCTTTGTTCAATCACTTAAAGTATTTATAAAAAGTTATAAAAAGACTGTTGTAATAGATACTTTGCATGAAAATGATCATTTGGATTATTTGAAAAAATTTGCAGAAATACTTAGAAGAAATGGATACAAGGTTTTATACCCAAAGAGATTTTTGAATAATCTTGAAAATGTTGATATATTGATTATTTCTACGCCCAAAATTGACGGATTCGATTTTTCAAAAGATCTTTTAAGTCCAGAACTAAAAGCTTTAAAGGAATTTAAAGGAAAGATAATTTTAATAAAGGGAAGCGATGAAAATTATTTTGAAATATACAGAAAACTTTTAAATGCTACGGTAATGAACTTAGAGGATTTAGATAAATATTTTGGTGTTTTTTCGAATGTTTCTAAAAGGGTTTTAATAGATATTGGGCATGGAAATGATTATGGGAAAGAAAAATTGACAAAATTTGAATCTTTTTTAAAGGAGAAAGGTTTTGAAGTAGAATATATCCAAAAGATTAATAAAAGTGGTGATATTTTAATAATTCAAAATGGTAAAAGCTATACACAAGATGAGATTTATAACATAAAAATATTTATTCAAAACGGTGGAAAAGTTATTATAACTTCAAAGAGTGATTTTAGAAATGGTGGAAATACTGGAACTTTAAACGAAATTTTAGAATATTTGGGTTCAAGTATAAGATTTAATGATGATCAAGTTCTCGATGATGTTAATAACTATGGAGCAAAGTATAAAATCTTGGTAAATGGTGTAAGATTTTATAGTCCTTGTTCTTTAATAGTAGGTTATAATGCCATAGTATTAATTTCTTCAGATACGGCGTATAATGAAGATAGTGATGGAAATGGTGATGCAAAAGTTGTGAAAAAAATCGTACTTGCTGCAAAAGAAGTAATTGGGAATGGAGAAGTAATTGTTTTGGGAAAATCCATTTTTTCAGACTATGATTTTGAGTACGATAAGGTGTTTATTGAAAATATATTATCAAATTAA
- a CDS encoding metallophosphoesterase yields the protein MWLILSDSHDNLTKAKEIEKIISKYSIEAVFHCGDFVAPFILPYFLKEQFYGVFGNNDGEKLLLSQKSNYRIKPGPYEITLNNFKILIMHEPYALNAAKNSDLYDFVFFGHTHELLAEKHNNTLIINPGESSGWLTGKATAFILEPLTKKYEILNI from the coding sequence ATGTGGCTTATCTTAAGTGATTCGCATGATAATTTAACAAAGGCAAAGGAAATAGAGAAGATTATTTCCAAATATTCAATTGAAGCAGTCTTTCACTGTGGCGATTTTGTTGCACCATTTATACTACCGTACTTTTTAAAAGAACAATTTTACGGTGTTTTTGGGAATAACGATGGGGAAAAATTGCTGTTATCTCAAAAATCAAATTATAGAATAAAACCAGGACCATATGAAATAACACTTAATAATTTTAAAATATTGATAATGCACGAGCCATACGCGTTAAATGCGGCAAAAAATAGCGATTTATATGATTTTGTATTCTTTGGCCATACTCATGAATTACTAGCGGAAAAACACAACAACACACTTATAATCAATCCCGGCGAATCATCTGGTTGGCTCACAGGAAAGGCAACTGCTTTTATTTTAGAACCTTTGACAAAAAAATATGAAATTCTAAACATTTGA
- a CDS encoding magnesium transporter CorA family protein: MVKFYTTKENKIVEVEKFVENSLIKVIDPSADEIHMLSSLLQFDPDFVYDSLDDDERARIEVDEDTVLIILKIPKKFDSSSKIPYRTVSVGIIIGKNYTIFSSKEPVEFIEHMIKNSKFDINKKSRMIFQIFLINAKVFLAYLKEINKTISIIEEELHRSMKNKELEEMMYLEKSLVYFTTSLRSNEIMMEKLLRGNIIKIYEEDKDVLEDAIIENRQAIEVSNIYSDILAGMMDSYASVISNNLNIVMKILTVVTILMQIPTIITSFYGMNVKLPIQHNSLAYLYIIIWSIGTVALTLVWFKKKKWL, from the coding sequence ATGGTAAAATTTTACACCACAAAAGAAAACAAAATTGTGGAAGTTGAAAAATTTGTTGAGAACTCTCTAATCAAAGTTATTGATCCTTCCGCTGATGAAATTCATATGCTTTCAAGTTTATTGCAATTTGACCCGGATTTTGTATACGACTCACTTGATGATGACGAAAGGGCACGTATTGAAGTAGATGAAGATACCGTATTAATAATCCTAAAAATTCCTAAGAAGTTCGATAGTAGCTCAAAGATTCCTTATCGAACTGTATCAGTTGGTATAATTATTGGAAAAAATTATACCATTTTTTCCTCAAAAGAACCCGTAGAATTTATAGAACATATGATCAAAAATAGTAAATTTGATATCAACAAAAAGAGCCGCATGATCTTTCAAATTTTTCTCATAAATGCGAAGGTTTTTCTTGCATATTTAAAGGAAATAAATAAAACCATTAGCATTATTGAAGAAGAATTACATAGATCAATGAAAAATAAAGAGCTTGAAGAAATGATGTACCTTGAAAAAAGTTTGGTATATTTTACTACTTCACTAAGATCAAATGAAATAATGATGGAAAAATTACTTAGGGGAAATATTATAAAAATTTATGAAGAGGATAAAGATGTTTTAGAAGATGCCATTATCGAAAACAGGCAAGCAATAGAGGTTTCAAATATATACAGTGACATTTTGGCAGGGATGATGGATTCATATGCCTCTGTTATTTCAAATAATTTAAATATTGTCATGAAAATATTAACAGTTGTTACTATATTAATGCAGATTCCGACAATAATAACTAGTTTCTACGGCATGAACGTGAAATTACCAATCCAGCATAATTCCTTGGCTTATTTATATATAATCATATGGTCCATTGGAACTGTGGCACTCACACTTGTTTGGTTTAAAAAGAAAAAATGGTTATAA
- the ltaE gene encoding low-specificity L-threonine aldolase, giving the protein MYIDLRSDTVTKPTEEMRKAMAYAEVGDDVYMDDPTVNKLEKLCADILGKEASLFVPSGTFANQLALFTHCQRGDEVIIGDNYHIVQHEAGAAAVIAGVQLRTVETKKGAMIPEVLESKIRKVEDIHYPRTGLICLENAHSNGNVIPLDNFKKIREIAGNIPIHLDGARLFNASTFLKVEPKEIAKYADSINICLSKGLCAPVGSLLVGNKEFIERARKKRKIMGGGMRQVGILAAAGIVALEKMRFRLEEDHENARYLAKRLSNFAFIEIVEKVEINMVFFKIDKNFSTNEFIEYLLKNNIKINPPEDGVFRFVTHYWIKREDIDYVVETMAKFFN; this is encoded by the coding sequence ATGTACATAGATTTAAGAAGTGATACAGTAACAAAACCTACAGAAGAGATGAGAAAGGCAATGGCATACGCAGAAGTTGGAGATGATGTATATATGGATGATCCAACGGTAAACAAGCTTGAAAAGTTATGTGCAGATATATTGGGAAAAGAAGCTTCCTTGTTTGTTCCAAGTGGTACTTTTGCAAATCAACTTGCTTTGTTTACCCATTGTCAAAGAGGAGATGAGGTTATTATCGGTGACAACTATCATATAGTCCAGCATGAAGCAGGTGCTGCTGCTGTAATTGCAGGTGTGCAGCTAAGAACAGTTGAGACAAAAAAAGGTGCGATGATTCCTGAAGTTTTAGAGAGTAAGATAAGGAAGGTTGAAGATATACACTATCCCAGAACAGGATTGATTTGTCTTGAAAATGCCCATTCAAATGGGAATGTAATACCTTTGGATAACTTTAAAAAAATAAGAGAAATAGCAGGAAATATTCCTATTCATCTAGATGGAGCAAGATTGTTTAATGCGTCAACCTTTCTAAAGGTGGAACCAAAAGAAATTGCAAAATATGCTGATTCTATAAATATCTGTCTTTCAAAAGGGTTATGTGCACCTGTTGGTTCACTTTTGGTTGGAAACAAGGAGTTTATTGAAAGGGCGAGAAAAAAGCGTAAAATAATGGGCGGTGGTATGCGGCAAGTGGGAATATTAGCTGCGGCGGGCATTGTTGCATTAGAAAAAATGCGTTTTAGATTGGAAGAAGATCATGAAAACGCAAGATATTTGGCAAAAAGGTTGAGTAATTTTGCCTTTATAGAAATTGTCGAAAAGGTTGAAATAAACATGGTATTTTTCAAGATTGATAAGAATTTTTCCACAAATGAATTTATTGAGTATCTTTTAAAAAACAACATAAAAATAAACCCGCCAGAGGACGGAGTGTTTAGGTTTGTTACACATTATTGGATAAAAAGAGAGGATATTGATTATGTTGTAGAAACCATGGCAAAGTTTTTCAATTAA
- a CDS encoding radical SAM protein, with protein sequence MKILKRFGNEKVAYVYLAKTSKGNIVEFVESIQPPIPRDEKWVLIVSTLNGCPVGCLMCDAGGFYNGKLSKEEIIEQILFLVDTRYGRNVPVKKFKIQFARMGEPALNEGVLDVLEELPGILNAPGLMPSISTVAPVGTDEFFERLFRLKEKHYRGRFQLQFSIHSTDLKQRDKIIPIKKWDFGKIAEYGEMFVKGKDRKVTLNFALAKQNIVDPDVIIKYFDKDKFLIKITPVNPTYSATKNGLESDIDLETFMPVNHKYFVDKLKSNGYDVIISIGELEENKIGSNCGQYVQKHLMENEQLKYGYNFVIK encoded by the coding sequence TTGAAAATATTAAAGAGATTTGGTAATGAAAAAGTTGCATATGTATACCTTGCAAAGACTTCAAAGGGAAACATTGTGGAATTTGTGGAATCTATACAACCTCCAATACCAAGGGATGAAAAGTGGGTGTTGATAGTTTCCACGTTGAACGGTTGTCCAGTAGGTTGTTTAATGTGCGATGCTGGGGGATTTTACAATGGAAAGTTGTCAAAGGAAGAAATAATTGAGCAAATATTATTTTTGGTAGATACAAGGTATGGTAGAAATGTGCCCGTTAAAAAATTTAAAATTCAATTTGCAAGGATGGGAGAGCCCGCTTTAAATGAAGGTGTATTGGATGTCTTAGAAGAACTTCCTGGTATTTTAAACGCACCTGGATTAATGCCATCTATTTCAACAGTTGCACCAGTGGGGACTGATGAATTTTTTGAAAGATTATTTAGATTAAAAGAAAAACACTATAGAGGTCGTTTTCAGTTGCAGTTTTCTATTCATTCAACAGATTTAAAACAACGCGATAAAATTATTCCCATTAAAAAGTGGGATTTTGGAAAAATTGCAGAATATGGAGAAATGTTTGTGAAGGGAAAAGATAGAAAAGTCACATTGAATTTTGCACTTGCAAAGCAGAATATAGTTGATCCAGATGTGATAATTAAGTATTTTGATAAGGATAAGTTTTTAATAAAAATCACGCCTGTAAATCCCACTTATTCTGCTACAAAGAATGGATTAGAGTCAGATATTGATCTTGAGACTTTTATGCCAGTTAATCACAAATATTTTGTGGATAAACTAAAGAGTAATGGGTATGATGTTATAATAAGTATTGGAGAGTTGGAGGAAAATAAAATAGGTAGTAATTGTGGGCAGTATGTACAAAAACATTTGATGGAAAATGAGCAATTAAAATATGGATATAATTTTGTAATTAAATAA
- a CDS encoding NAD(P)/FAD-dependent oxidoreductase, with product MRVGIVGGGPAGISAAVFLKRYGIDCTIFEKKQLGGMLINAWRVENIPIFKPASGKDVVKNMVSFLNLYNVEVIKDEVVIVEENKIITKKDNYFFDEIIIATGTVPNRIKEFENDKVVYEYRDLPRSKNLAIYGAGDVAFDGAIRARLQGKNVVLFSRSKKIKALPRLYNIAKSLKIKMRLGEKIEEVLNFNDFIKIRTKENIYRFDALLLAIGRKIDLSFLRAKNVHLIGDVAHPNYRQASIAVGDGIMVGMKILRRDGC from the coding sequence ATGCGCGTTGGAATAGTGGGGGGAGGCCCTGCAGGGATTTCTGCTGCAGTTTTTTTAAAAAGGTATGGAATAGATTGTACAATTTTTGAAAAGAAACAACTTGGCGGAATGTTAATCAATGCTTGGAGAGTGGAAAATATTCCCATTTTTAAGCCAGCATCTGGAAAAGATGTTGTGAAAAATATGGTGTCATTTTTGAATTTATACAATGTTGAAGTTATTAAAGATGAAGTCGTTATAGTAGAAGAGAACAAGATAATTACCAAAAAAGACAATTATTTTTTCGATGAAATAATAATTGCCACTGGAACTGTACCAAATAGAATAAAGGAATTTGAAAATGATAAGGTTGTGTATGAGTATAGAGATCTTCCAAGGTCTAAAAATTTGGCAATCTATGGAGCAGGTGATGTGGCATTTGATGGCGCAATTAGGGCAAGACTTCAAGGAAAAAATGTTGTTTTATTTTCTAGAAGTAAAAAAATTAAGGCATTGCCAAGACTTTATAATATAGCAAAATCTCTTAAAATTAAGATGCGTTTGGGTGAAAAAATTGAAGAAGTTTTAAATTTTAATGACTTTATTAAAATAAGGACAAAAGAAAATATTTATCGTTTTGATGCACTTTTACTTGCTATAGGGCGAAAGATAGATTTATCTTTTTTAAGAGCAAAGAATGTCCATCTGATAGGTGATGTTGCGCATCCAAATTACAGACAAGCATCAATTGCAGTAGGTGATGGTATTATGGTAGGAATGAAGATTTTGAGGAGGGATGGGTGTTGA
- a CDS encoding cysteine hydrolase translates to MNFYRERKKHPLILNRPSLLIIDVQSYFFDEKSPAYLSGIENIFENIEKLVDKFKEKGYPIVSTLHVGASENMRRWWGNVVESIDPYFVVEKIVKKDTYDAFYKTDLEDYLKKESITDLIITGVMTHLCCETTARSGFVRGFNIVMVEDALWDKNEFYHFSSLKSLAHGFAIISSTEEILCALE, encoded by the coding sequence ATGAATTTTTATAGAGAGCGAAAAAAACATCCCCTCATTTTAAATAGACCTTCTTTGTTAATTATAGATGTTCAAAGCTATTTTTTTGATGAAAAAAGCCCAGCTTATTTGAGTGGGATTGAAAACATTTTTGAAAATATAGAGAAGTTAGTAGATAAATTTAAAGAAAAAGGATATCCCATTGTTTCGACATTGCACGTGGGAGCTTCGGAGAATATGAGAAGATGGTGGGGAAATGTAGTGGAGAGTATAGACCCATATTTTGTTGTGGAAAAAATAGTAAAAAAAGATACATATGATGCATTCTATAAAACGGATTTGGAGGATTATTTAAAAAAAGAAAGTATAACTGATTTGATAATAACTGGAGTTATGACTCATCTTTGTTGTGAAACAACGGCTAGAAGCGGATTTGTAAGGGGATTTAATATTGTTATGGTAGAAGATGCGCTTTGGGATAAAAATGAATTTTATCATTTTTCGTCGTTGAAATCACTAGCTCATGGATTTGCAATTATTTCCTCAACGGAGGAAATTTTATGCGCGTTGGAATAG
- a CDS encoding radical SAM protein translates to MVLRASYGTLGLLGHVKKKIEMDTAYFMLDGRCVFDCGFCSHARSVDVDNKFLSRVVWKKVSSDDLKNINVKRICLQVVSYRGYRRDLEEVLKILKGKVISVSVRALTLEEIDSYFSLGIDSIGLSVDVVNERLFSKIRGGDFKKLMNLIKSAAEKYPGRITTHVIVGMGESDKELIDFFYNMKNFGVNVALFAFTPIKGTKLEDKIPPDRNRYRKIQLARYLIFEKEVSMDTFVFKGNMLEKINYRYEENLGRAFLTSGCKHCTRPYYNEKPGDIPYNFFEYNKDLENMVKELLE, encoded by the coding sequence ATGGTATTGAGAGCATCTTATGGAACACTAGGTCTTTTGGGTCATGTAAAGAAAAAAATTGAGATGGATACAGCCTATTTTATGCTTGATGGTAGGTGTGTTTTTGATTGTGGATTTTGTTCCCATGCAAGAAGTGTGGATGTGGATAATAAGTTTTTATCTAGAGTTGTTTGGAAAAAGGTTTCAAGTGATGATTTAAAAAATATAAATGTAAAGAGAATATGTTTGCAGGTTGTAAGTTATAGAGGATATAGAAGGGATTTAGAAGAAGTTTTAAAAATTTTAAAGGGAAAGGTAATTTCTGTTTCAGTAAGGGCACTAACTTTAGAAGAAATAGATAGTTATTTTTCGCTTGGAATTGATTCAATTGGTTTATCAGTTGATGTGGTTAATGAAAGGTTATTTAGTAAGATTAGAGGAGGAGATTTTAAGAAGTTAATGAATTTGATAAAGAGTGCTGCAGAAAAATATCCTGGTAGAATAACCACTCATGTTATTGTTGGAATGGGAGAAAGTGATAAAGAATTGATTGATTTCTTTTATAACATGAAAAATTTTGGTGTAAATGTTGCATTATTTGCGTTTACTCCGATAAAAGGGACTAAATTAGAAGATAAAATACCTCCAGATAGAAATAGGTATAGAAAGATTCAATTGGCAAGGTATCTAATTTTTGAAAAGGAAGTTTCAATGGATACTTTTGTGTTTAAAGGAAATATGTTGGAAAAGATAAATTATAGGTACGAAGAAAATTTGGGAAGGGCCTTTTTAACATCTGGATGTAAACATTGCACAAGGCCTTATTATAACGAAAAACCTGGAGATATCCCATATAATTTCTTTGAGTATAATAAAGATTTGGAAAATATGGTAAAGGAGTTATTAGAATGA